In Nocardia asteroides, a single genomic region encodes these proteins:
- a CDS encoding P-II family nitrogen regulator, with translation MKLITAIVKPFTLEDVKGALEQAGILGMTVSEVQGYGRQKGHTEVYRGAEYSVDFVPKVRVEVVVDDASVDKVVEVIVEAARTGKIGDGKVWVTPVETVVRVRTGERGSDAL, from the coding sequence ATGAAACTGATCACCGCCATCGTCAAACCGTTCACCCTCGAGGACGTGAAGGGCGCACTCGAGCAGGCCGGAATCCTCGGCATGACCGTGAGCGAAGTGCAGGGCTACGGCAGGCAGAAGGGTCACACCGAGGTCTACCGCGGCGCCGAGTACTCGGTGGACTTCGTGCCGAAGGTGCGCGTCGAGGTGGTCGTCGACGACGCCTCGGTGGACAAGGTCGTCGAGGTGATCGTCGAGGCCGCGCGCACCGGCAAGATCGGTGACGGCAAGGTCTGGGTGACCCCGGTCGAGACCGTGGTGCGGGTGCGCACCGGCGAACGCGGAAGCGACGCACTGTAG
- the trmD gene encoding tRNA (guanosine(37)-N1)-methyltransferase TrmD, translated as MKLDVLTIFPEYLEPLRAALLGKAIDRGLIAIDVHDLRHWTHDVHRSVDDSPYGGGPGMVMKPSVWGVALDEVCPDDALLVVPTPAGVPFTQATAQRWAAERHLVFACGRYEGIDQRVFDDAARRVRVEEVSIGDYVLIGGEAAVLVMVEAVVRLLPGVLGNQQSHREDSFSDGLLEGPSYTRPVIWRDLEVPPILLSGDHAKIAAWRHEQALERTRARRPDLLPGDDGVPDPA; from the coding sequence GTGAAACTGGATGTGCTGACGATCTTCCCGGAGTACCTGGAGCCGCTGCGCGCCGCGCTGCTCGGCAAGGCCATCGACCGCGGGCTGATCGCCATCGATGTGCACGATCTGCGGCACTGGACGCACGACGTGCACCGGTCGGTGGACGACTCGCCGTACGGCGGCGGGCCGGGCATGGTCATGAAGCCCTCCGTGTGGGGTGTCGCGCTGGACGAGGTCTGCCCCGACGACGCGCTGCTGGTGGTGCCGACCCCGGCGGGGGTGCCGTTCACCCAGGCCACCGCCCAGCGCTGGGCGGCCGAGCGGCACCTGGTCTTCGCCTGCGGCCGGTACGAGGGCATCGACCAGCGGGTCTTCGACGATGCCGCCCGCCGGGTGCGGGTCGAGGAGGTGAGCATCGGGGACTACGTGCTCATCGGCGGTGAGGCCGCCGTCCTGGTCATGGTCGAGGCGGTGGTCCGGCTGCTGCCCGGCGTGCTCGGCAACCAGCAGTCGCACCGCGAGGATTCCTTCTCCGACGGGCTGCTCGAGGGCCCCAGCTACACCAGGCCGGTGATCTGGCGCGATCTCGAAGTGCCGCCGATCCTGCTCTCCGGCGACCACGCCAAGATCGCGGCCTGGCGGCACGAGCAGGCGCTGGAGCGCACCCGCGCCCGCCGACCGGATCTGCTGCCCGGCGACGACGGCGTTCCCGACCCGGCCTGA
- the ffh gene encoding signal recognition particle protein produces the protein MFESLSDRLTGALKDLRGKGRLSPADIDATAREIRLALLEADVALPVVRGFIARIKERANGAEVSGALNPAQQVVKIVNEELVGILGGETRRLTLAKNPPTVIMLAGLQGAGKTTLAGKLAKWLRGQGHQPLLVACDLQRPGAVTQLQVVGERAGVPVFAPHPGTGLGGENQLGVSAADPVQVAESGIAEARAKQYDVVIVDTAGRLGIDAELMQQAAGIRDAVQPDEVLFVLDAMIGQDAVNTAEAFRDGVGFTGVVLTKLDGDARGGAALSVRNVTGAPIMFASTGEKLEDFDVFHPDRMASRILGMGDVLTLIEQAEQVYDQQQAEEAARKIGSGELTLEDFLEQMLAIRKMGPIGNLLGMLPGAGQMKDALAAVDDKQLDRVQAIIRGMTPAERAEPKIINASRRLRIANGSGVQVSDVNQLVDRFFEARKMMAAMGRQMGMPGANRRNNRKGKKGKKGGRGPTPPKVRGGFPGMPGLPPGMPDISNMPAGLDQLPPGLEGFDLSKLKFPKQ, from the coding sequence GTGTTCGAATCACTGTCCGACCGGCTGACAGGTGCCCTCAAGGATCTGCGCGGCAAGGGGCGGCTGTCACCGGCCGACATCGACGCCACCGCGCGCGAGATCCGGCTGGCGCTGCTGGAGGCCGACGTCGCGCTTCCGGTGGTGCGCGGCTTCATCGCCCGGATCAAGGAGCGCGCCAACGGCGCCGAGGTGTCGGGGGCGCTGAATCCGGCGCAGCAGGTCGTCAAGATCGTCAACGAGGAGCTTGTCGGCATTCTCGGCGGCGAGACCCGCAGGCTCACGCTGGCCAAGAACCCGCCCACCGTGATCATGCTGGCCGGCCTGCAGGGCGCCGGTAAGACCACGCTCGCGGGCAAGCTCGCGAAATGGCTGCGCGGCCAGGGCCATCAGCCGCTGCTCGTCGCCTGCGACCTGCAGCGCCCCGGCGCGGTCACCCAGCTCCAGGTGGTCGGCGAGCGCGCGGGCGTCCCGGTCTTCGCGCCGCACCCCGGCACCGGCCTCGGCGGGGAGAACCAGCTCGGCGTCTCCGCCGCCGACCCGGTGCAGGTCGCCGAGTCCGGCATCGCGGAGGCGCGGGCCAAGCAGTACGACGTGGTCATCGTCGACACCGCAGGCCGGCTCGGCATCGACGCGGAACTGATGCAGCAGGCCGCCGGCATCCGCGACGCCGTGCAGCCGGACGAGGTGCTCTTCGTCCTCGACGCCATGATCGGCCAGGACGCGGTGAACACCGCCGAGGCGTTCCGCGACGGCGTCGGCTTCACCGGCGTCGTGCTGACGAAGCTGGACGGCGACGCCCGCGGCGGCGCCGCGCTCTCGGTCCGCAACGTCACCGGCGCGCCGATCATGTTCGCCTCCACCGGCGAGAAACTGGAGGACTTCGACGTCTTCCACCCCGACCGGATGGCAAGCCGCATCCTCGGCATGGGCGACGTGCTCACCCTCATCGAGCAGGCCGAGCAGGTCTACGACCAGCAGCAGGCCGAGGAGGCGGCGCGCAAGATCGGCAGCGGTGAGCTCACGCTGGAGGATTTCCTCGAGCAGATGCTCGCCATCCGCAAGATGGGGCCGATCGGCAACCTGCTCGGCATGCTCCCCGGCGCCGGCCAGATGAAGGACGCGCTCGCCGCCGTCGACGACAAGCAGCTGGACCGGGTGCAGGCCATCATCCGCGGCATGACCCCGGCCGAGCGCGCCGAACCGAAGATCATCAACGCCTCGCGCAGGCTGCGCATCGCGAACGGCTCCGGCGTCCAGGTCTCCGACGTGAACCAGCTGGTCGACCGGTTCTTCGAGGCCAGGAAGATGATGGCGGCCATGGGCAGGCAGATGGGCATGCCCGGCGCCAACCGGCGGAACAACCGCAAGGGCAAGAAGGGGAAGAAGGGCGGCCGCGGGCCGACTCCGCCCAAGGTGCGCGGCGGGTTCCCCGGCATGCCCGGCCTTCCGCCCGGCATGCCCGACATCTCCAACATGCCCGCCGGCCTGGACCAGCTGCCGCCCGGGCTGGAGGGTTTCGACCTCTCGAAGCTGAAGTTCCCCAAGCAGTAG
- a CDS encoding [protein-PII] uridylyltransferase — translation MGNNQNNGAADLVRARAQLLEGGHPRNPRLDAESLRSALVDLFELWLTGKGAELGIGPDSGLALVAVGGLGRREMLPYSDLDLVLLHDDVDPARVAEVADQLWYPLWDAHIKLDHSVRTVPQALRVAADDIPAALGMLEARHIVGDADLSNLLIGGVRREWRTSIRTRFDDLIAQTRTRWQRSGEIAHRAEPDLKNGRGGLRDIQLLDALAIAQLTDAMPGLGPDVPGGGLKHAHRRMLDVRTELHRVAGRARDQLRAQDADEIGAALRIGDRFDLARTLSDSARTVSYSVDVGLRTAANALPRRGLARLRRMPVRRPIDEGVVEHAGEVVLARDARPQRDPGLILRVAASSAVTGLPMSATTLNRLSEDAPELREPWPKDALNDLLVLLGAGRNAIGVIEALDRTGLWGRLLPEWGAVRDLPPRDAIHTWTVDRHLMETVAYAGAGSTRVARPDLLALGALLHDIGKGRAGDHSIVGAELATHIGRRLGLWPSDVRTLSAIVRHHLLLPDTATRRDLADPATVEHVVTALDGDVQLLELLHTLAEADSLATGPGVWGDWKASLIGDLVRRCRTVMRGDELPAPEPIAPELLAKAAAGGVHVELQPGDGKHTYTVTVIAPDSPGLLSDAAGVLALHSLRVLSAALGVEGASAVDTFVVTPRFGGPPDAGLLRQELIRAIAGDLDPGAVLAKRERDADGPGPGPYAQAQPRVLWSEASEGGVLLELRAEDRLGLLTRLAAVFADAAASVRWAKVVTMGSAVVDTFCLDLGAGDTPERRAALERSVLEVVPQPAPKKPEEAGDSAVG, via the coding sequence ATGGGCAACAATCAGAACAACGGGGCTGCCGATCTGGTCCGGGCACGGGCACAGCTGCTCGAGGGGGGTCATCCGCGCAATCCGCGGCTGGACGCGGAATCACTGCGGTCGGCGCTGGTCGATCTGTTCGAACTCTGGCTCACCGGCAAGGGCGCCGAACTCGGCATCGGGCCGGACAGCGGGCTGGCGCTGGTCGCCGTCGGCGGGCTCGGGCGGCGCGAGATGCTGCCCTACTCGGACCTCGACCTGGTGCTGCTGCACGACGACGTGGACCCGGCCCGGGTGGCCGAGGTGGCCGATCAGCTCTGGTACCCGCTCTGGGACGCACACATCAAGCTGGACCACAGCGTGCGCACGGTGCCGCAGGCGCTGCGGGTCGCCGCCGACGACATCCCGGCCGCGCTCGGCATGCTGGAGGCCAGGCACATCGTCGGCGACGCCGACCTGAGCAACCTGCTGATCGGCGGGGTGCGCCGGGAGTGGCGCACCAGCATCAGAACCCGCTTCGACGACCTGATCGCGCAGACCCGCACGCGCTGGCAGCGCAGCGGCGAGATCGCGCACCGGGCCGAGCCCGACCTGAAGAACGGCCGCGGCGGGCTGCGCGACATCCAGCTGCTCGACGCGCTCGCCATCGCCCAGCTCACCGACGCCATGCCCGGTCTCGGCCCGGACGTGCCCGGCGGCGGGCTGAAGCACGCGCACCGCAGAATGCTCGACGTGCGCACCGAGCTGCACCGGGTGGCGGGCCGCGCCCGCGATCAGCTGCGCGCGCAGGACGCCGACGAGATCGGCGCCGCGCTGCGCATCGGCGACCGCTTCGACCTGGCCAGGACGCTCAGCGATTCGGCGCGGACGGTGAGCTACTCGGTCGACGTCGGGCTGCGCACCGCGGCCAACGCGCTGCCCCGCCGCGGCCTGGCCCGGCTGCGCCGGATGCCGGTGCGCCGCCCGATCGACGAGGGCGTCGTCGAGCACGCGGGCGAGGTGGTGCTCGCCCGCGACGCCAGGCCGCAGCGCGACCCGGGGCTGATCCTGCGGGTGGCGGCGTCCTCGGCCGTCACCGGGCTGCCGATGTCGGCCACCACGCTGAACCGGCTCTCCGAGGACGCGCCGGAGCTGCGCGAGCCCTGGCCCAAGGACGCGCTGAACGACCTGCTCGTGCTGCTCGGCGCCGGCCGCAACGCCATCGGCGTGATCGAGGCGCTCGACCGCACCGGGCTCTGGGGCAGGCTGCTACCGGAGTGGGGCGCCGTGCGCGACCTGCCACCGCGGGACGCCATCCACACCTGGACCGTCGACCGGCACCTCATGGAGACCGTCGCCTACGCGGGCGCGGGCAGCACCAGGGTGGCCAGGCCGGACCTGCTCGCGCTCGGCGCGCTGCTGCACGACATCGGCAAGGGCCGCGCGGGCGACCACAGCATCGTCGGCGCCGAGCTGGCCACGCACATCGGGCGCAGGCTCGGGCTCTGGCCGTCGGATGTGCGCACGCTCAGCGCCATCGTCCGGCACCACCTGCTGCTGCCGGACACGGCCACCCGCAGGGACCTGGCCGACCCGGCCACCGTGGAGCACGTGGTGACGGCGCTGGACGGCGACGTCCAGCTGCTGGAGCTGCTGCACACCCTGGCCGAGGCGGACTCGCTGGCCACCGGCCCCGGTGTCTGGGGCGACTGGAAGGCCTCGCTGATCGGTGATCTGGTGCGGCGCTGCCGGACCGTCATGCGCGGCGACGAACTGCCCGCCCCGGAGCCGATCGCGCCGGAGCTGCTGGCCAAAGCTGCGGCGGGCGGGGTGCACGTGGAGCTGCAACCGGGCGACGGCAAGCACACCTACACCGTCACGGTGATCGCCCCGGATTCTCCCGGGCTGCTCTCGGACGCCGCCGGGGTGCTCGCGCTGCACTCGCTGCGGGTGCTCTCGGCCGCGCTCGGGGTGGAGGGGGCCTCGGCCGTCGACACCTTCGTGGTGACCCCGCGCTTCGGCGGCCCGCCGGACGCCGGGTTGCTGCGCCAGGAACTCATCCGGGCCATCGCGGGCGACCTCGACCCGGGCGCGGTGCTGGCCAAGCGGGAGCGCGACGCCGACGGCCCCGGCCCCGGCCCCTACGCGCAGGCGCAGCCGCGGGTGCTCTGGTCGGAGGCGTCGGAGGGCGGGGTGCTCCTCGAGCTGCGAGCCGAGGACCGGCTCGGCCTGCTGACCCGGCTGGCGGCGGTCTTCGCGGATGCCGCGGCCTCGGTGCGGTGGGCCAAGGTGGTCACCATGGGGTCGGCGGTCGTCGACACCTTCTGCCTCGATCTCGGCGCCGGGGACACCCCGGAGCGCAGGGCGGCGCTGGAGCGGAGCGTGCTGGAGGTGGTGCCGCAGCCCGCCCCGAAGAAGCCGGAGGAGGCGGGGGATTCGGCTGTCGGCTGA
- a CDS encoding amidohydrolase family protein, producing MHLRGVVLPEAEVRDLWVHEGRVTYEPVPGAETFARDGWIVPGLVDAHCHVGIRYGGGHEDRDGAIEQAVTEREAGALLLRDAGSPIDTRFVDEHAELPRIIRAGRHIARPKRYIRELGIELDDERDLPEIVAEQARFGDGWVKIVGDWIDRAVGDLRPLWSDAVLREAIAAAHANGARVTAHVFGEDALPGLITAGIDCLEHGTGLTDDTVALMVEHGTALVPTLVNIDTFPGIADGAGRFPVYAAHMRDLHRRVRDTVGRAHEAGVPIYAGTDAGGSIRHGRIADEISALAGAGLSPHDALGAASWDARRWLGRPVLEEGAPADFVLYDRDPRTDPAALTAPRAVVLRGSPYPRRDPVTAHR from the coding sequence GTGCATCTGCGCGGCGTTGTTCTGCCCGAGGCCGAGGTGCGCGACCTCTGGGTGCACGAGGGCCGGGTCACCTATGAGCCCGTGCCCGGCGCCGAGACCTTCGCGCGCGACGGCTGGATCGTGCCGGGGCTGGTGGACGCGCACTGCCACGTCGGCATCCGGTACGGCGGCGGCCACGAGGACCGGGACGGCGCGATCGAGCAGGCCGTCACCGAGCGGGAGGCGGGGGCGCTGCTGCTGCGCGACGCCGGTTCGCCGATCGACACCCGGTTCGTGGACGAGCACGCGGAGCTGCCGCGGATCATCAGGGCGGGCAGGCACATCGCCCGGCCCAAGCGCTACATCCGGGAGCTCGGCATCGAGCTGGACGACGAGCGCGACCTGCCGGAGATCGTGGCCGAGCAGGCCAGGTTCGGCGACGGCTGGGTGAAGATCGTCGGCGACTGGATCGACCGCGCGGTCGGCGACCTGCGCCCGCTGTGGAGCGACGCGGTGCTGCGGGAGGCGATCGCCGCCGCGCACGCCAACGGCGCCAGGGTCACCGCGCACGTGTTCGGCGAGGACGCACTGCCCGGGCTGATCACCGCCGGGATCGACTGCCTGGAGCACGGCACCGGCCTCACCGACGACACCGTCGCGCTGATGGTCGAGCACGGCACCGCGCTGGTGCCCACGCTGGTCAATATCGACACCTTCCCCGGGATCGCCGACGGGGCGGGCAGGTTCCCCGTCTACGCCGCGCACATGCGCGACCTGCACCGCCGGGTGCGCGACACCGTCGGCCGCGCACACGAGGCCGGGGTGCCGATCTACGCGGGCACCGACGCGGGCGGCTCGATCCGGCACGGCCGGATCGCCGACGAGATCAGCGCGCTGGCCGGCGCCGGGCTCTCCCCGCACGACGCGCTCGGCGCCGCCTCCTGGGACGCCCGCCGCTGGCTCGGCCGCCCGGTGCTCGAGGAGGGCGCCCCCGCCGACTTCGTGCTCTACGACCGGGACCCGCGCACCGACCCCGCCGCGCTGACCGCCCCGCGCGCGGTCGTCCTGCGCGGCAGCCCCTACCCGCGCCGTGATCCGGTGACCGCGCACCGCTGA
- the rimM gene encoding ribosome maturation factor RimM (Essential for efficient processing of 16S rRNA) yields MELVVGRVAKSHGVRGELVVEIRTDDPDSRFAPGTVLLGRPPRARTGGTEFTVESAREHSGRLLVRLREVDGRDAADAMRGTLFLVDSADLPPGDDPDEFYDHELEGLAVRLTDGTAVGTVTEVLHSAAGELLSVRAEDGRELLIPFVTAIVPTVSVAEGVVVIDPPEGLLDPE; encoded by the coding sequence ATGGAACTCGTCGTCGGACGGGTCGCCAAGTCGCACGGTGTGCGCGGCGAACTCGTCGTCGAGATCCGCACCGACGATCCGGACTCCCGGTTCGCGCCGGGCACCGTCCTGCTCGGACGGCCGCCGCGGGCGCGCACCGGTGGCACGGAGTTCACCGTGGAGTCGGCCCGCGAACACTCGGGCCGGCTGCTCGTGCGGCTGCGCGAGGTGGACGGTCGCGATGCGGCGGACGCCATGCGCGGCACGCTGTTCCTGGTGGACAGCGCCGATCTGCCGCCCGGTGATGACCCGGACGAGTTCTACGACCACGAACTCGAGGGGCTCGCGGTGCGGCTCACCGACGGCACCGCCGTCGGCACCGTCACCGAGGTGCTGCACTCGGCAGCGGGCGAGCTGCTCTCGGTGCGCGCCGAGGACGGCAGGGAGCTGCTGATCCCCTTCGTCACCGCCATCGTGCCGACCGTCTCGGTGGCCGAGGGCGTCGTGGTGATCGACCCGCCCGAGGGGTTGCTCGATCCGGAATGA
- a CDS encoding ammonium transporter has product MDFPTIGAPDAGDTAWMLAAAAFVLLMTPGLAFFYGGMVRAKNVLNMIMMSISAMGLITILWALYGFSVAFGEDKANLIGDPTQYFGLAKVFGGEYLASTDPAAPAGIPLFGTIPLSVFVAFQLMFAIITVALISGAVADRIKFGSWLVFAGIWATVVYFPVAHWVFAFDGYTGEQGGWIANNLKAIDFAGGTAVHINAGAAGLVLAIVLGKRRGWPKTPFRPHNLPFVMLGAGLLWFGWYGFNAGSALGANGIAGATFLTTTLATAAAMLAWLVVEKIRDGKPTSLGAASGIVAGLVAITPSCSSVNTVGALVIGVVAGALCALAVGLKFRFGFDDSLDVVGVHLVGGLVGTLLVGLVAAPEAPAAVSGLFYGGGLEQLKLQAVGAFAVLAYSVVATAIIAFAIKFTIGLRVSEEDEALGADESEHAESAYDFAAVGGTARTTVKEA; this is encoded by the coding sequence GTGGATTTTCCCACGATAGGCGCGCCGGACGCCGGTGATACCGCATGGATGCTGGCTGCCGCGGCATTCGTCTTGCTGATGACGCCAGGACTCGCGTTCTTCTACGGCGGCATGGTCCGCGCCAAGAACGTGCTGAACATGATCATGATGAGCATCAGCGCCATGGGGCTCATCACGATCCTCTGGGCGCTGTACGGCTTCTCCGTCGCCTTCGGCGAGGACAAGGCGAACCTGATCGGCGACCCGACCCAGTACTTCGGACTGGCCAAGGTCTTCGGCGGTGAGTACCTCGCCTCGACCGACCCGGCAGCGCCTGCCGGCATCCCGCTGTTCGGCACCATCCCGCTCTCGGTGTTCGTCGCCTTCCAGCTGATGTTCGCGATCATCACCGTCGCCCTCATCTCGGGTGCGGTCGCCGACCGCATCAAGTTCGGCTCCTGGCTGGTCTTCGCCGGCATCTGGGCCACCGTCGTCTACTTCCCGGTGGCGCACTGGGTCTTCGCGTTCGACGGCTACACCGGCGAGCAGGGCGGCTGGATCGCCAACAACCTCAAGGCCATCGACTTCGCGGGCGGCACCGCGGTGCACATCAACGCCGGTGCGGCCGGCCTCGTGCTCGCGATCGTCCTCGGCAAGCGCAGGGGCTGGCCCAAGACCCCGTTCCGCCCGCACAACCTGCCGTTCGTCATGCTCGGCGCCGGGCTGCTGTGGTTCGGCTGGTACGGCTTCAACGCGGGCTCCGCGCTCGGCGCCAACGGCATCGCCGGCGCCACCTTCCTGACCACCACCCTCGCCACCGCCGCCGCCATGCTCGCCTGGCTCGTGGTGGAGAAGATCCGCGACGGCAAGCCCACCTCGCTGGGCGCCGCCTCGGGCATCGTGGCCGGTCTGGTCGCCATCACCCCGTCCTGTTCCTCGGTGAACACCGTCGGCGCGCTGGTCATCGGCGTCGTGGCGGGTGCGCTCTGCGCCCTCGCGGTCGGGCTGAAGTTCCGCTTCGGCTTCGACGATTCGCTCGACGTGGTCGGCGTGCACCTGGTCGGTGGCCTGGTCGGCACCCTGCTCGTCGGGCTGGTCGCTGCGCCGGAAGCACCGGCGGCGGTCTCCGGGCTGTTCTACGGTGGTGGTCTGGAGCAGCTGAAGCTGCAGGCCGTCGGTGCCTTCGCGGTGCTGGCCTACTCGGTGGTCGCGACCGCGATCATCGCCTTCGCCATCAAGTTCACCATCGGCCTCCGGGTGTCCGAGGAGGACGAGGCGCTGGGCGCGGACGAGTCCGAGCACGCGGAAAGCGCATACGATTTCGCTGCTGTGGGTGGCACGGCACGTACCACCGTCAAGGAGGCATAA
- the rpsP gene encoding 30S ribosomal protein S16 — MAVRIRLTRLGKIRNPQYRVVVADARTRRDGRAIESIGTYHPKEEPSLIQIDAERVAYWLGVGAQPTEQVQRLLEITGDWQKFKGLPGTEGTLKVKAAKPSKLDLFNAALAAADGEPSGAATTPKKKAKKADDAAAESTEAAE; from the coding sequence ATGGCTGTTCGCATCAGACTCACCCGCCTGGGCAAGATCCGCAACCCGCAGTACCGCGTGGTCGTCGCCGACGCCCGCACCCGCCGCGACGGCCGGGCCATCGAGTCGATCGGCACGTACCACCCGAAGGAAGAGCCCTCGCTGATCCAGATCGACGCGGAGCGCGTGGCGTACTGGCTCGGCGTCGGCGCCCAGCCGACCGAGCAGGTGCAGCGGCTGCTGGAGATCACCGGCGACTGGCAGAAGTTCAAGGGCCTGCCGGGCACCGAGGGCACCCTGAAGGTCAAGGCCGCGAAGCCGAGCAAGCTCGACCTCTTCAACGCGGCGCTGGCCGCCGCCGACGGCGAGCCGTCCGGCGCGGCCACCACGCCGAAGAAGAAGGCCAAGAAGGCCGACGACGCTGCGGCCGAGTCGACAGAAGCCGCCGAGTAA
- a CDS encoding dihydrofolate reductase family protein: MRELVVTQNITVDGVIEAADWFSVAGSDPAATADLDAALREQAAASDAVLFGRTTFEEMRGFWPARTDDTSGVTEHLNTVTKYVVSRTLTEPNWANSEILRGPLAEEIAGIKARPGRDIVLTGSIRLCHALIAADLVDEYRLFVYPVVVGTGARLFADATGVPPLRLAESRAFRSGVVLLRYRRG; this comes from the coding sequence GTGCGCGAACTCGTCGTGACCCAGAACATCACCGTCGACGGGGTGATCGAAGCCGCCGACTGGTTCTCGGTGGCAGGCAGCGACCCGGCCGCCACCGCCGACCTGGATGCCGCCCTGCGCGAGCAAGCCGCCGCCTCGGACGCGGTGCTCTTCGGCCGGACGACCTTCGAGGAGATGCGCGGCTTCTGGCCCGCGCGGACCGACGACACCTCGGGCGTCACCGAACACCTGAACACCGTCACCAAGTACGTCGTCTCCCGGACCCTGACCGAGCCGAACTGGGCGAACTCGGAGATCCTGCGCGGCCCGCTCGCCGAGGAGATCGCCGGAATCAAGGCCCGGCCGGGCCGCGACATCGTGCTCACCGGCAGTATCCGGCTCTGCCACGCGCTGATCGCCGCCGACCTGGTGGACGAGTACCGGCTCTTCGTCTATCCGGTGGTGGTCGGTACCGGCGCCCGGCTCTTCGCGGACGCCACCGGGGTGCCGCCGCTGCGGCTCGCCGAATCGCGGGCCTTCCGCTCCGGCGTGGTGCTGCTGCGCTACCGGCGGGGCTGA
- a CDS encoding RNA-binding protein: protein MSVVVADAVEHLVRGIVANPDDVRVELITGRRGRTVEVHVHPDDLGKVIGRGGRTATALRTLVAGIGGRGIRVDVVDTDA from the coding sequence ATGAGCGTCGTTGTCGCCGATGCCGTCGAGCACCTGGTGCGCGGCATCGTCGCCAATCCCGACGACGTCCGGGTCGAGCTGATCACCGGCAGGCGCGGCCGCACCGTCGAGGTGCACGTCCACCCGGACGACCTGGGCAAGGTCATCGGCCGCGGCGGCCGCACCGCCACCGCGCTGCGCACGCTGGTCGCCGGGATCGGCGGCCGCGGCATCCGGGTCGACGTGGTCGACACCGACGCCTAG